A section of the Campylobacter concisus genome encodes:
- a CDS encoding NAD(P)/FAD-dependent oxidoreductase, whose product MKGLQRRDVLKLMGAAGLAASMSGCSVTGGENDDINSKIVIMGAGLSGIALAAKLRRDMPNAKVILVDKDEKFYYQPGFTLIAVGIYEASDVVYEKADYIPQGTEWIRKNVSEIKPEANLLVLDDGSELGYDYLIVASGVEYDFEAVKGLSLEDINDTSGNISSVYTLQGAVKSNELMKKFSQNGGAAVFCDQKTPMKCSGANKKVTCMSEDRLRLAGNRDKGSVNLYVGGGKLFGDPTYAAAMTQIMIKRKIKFNLRHQIVAVDKSSNTATFEFWTAYRQNGEDKIASELIDVKYDWLHLPPKQKGSEILAHAGLTKEGDKLNFLAVDKYSLQSTKFKNIFGIGDICGFAAGKTGASVRKMYPILAKNLADTIKGREPSEKFTGYTACPFITKYGKAIMVEFDWEGTAPTLECFGATRESYMSWLVKIYGFKPMVMNGMLKALA is encoded by the coding sequence ATGAAAGGACTGCAAAGAAGAGACGTTTTAAAGCTAATGGGGGCCGCGGGACTAGCCGCGAGTATGAGCGGTTGCTCGGTAACGGGCGGCGAAAACGACGATATAAATTCTAAAATCGTCATAATGGGCGCGGGACTTAGCGGTATCGCGTTGGCGGCTAAACTTAGAAGAGATATGCCTAACGCCAAGGTAATTCTCGTGGATAAAGACGAGAAATTTTACTACCAGCCGGGCTTTACGCTAATCGCTGTCGGAATTTACGAAGCTAGCGACGTCGTTTACGAAAAAGCGGATTATATCCCGCAAGGAACCGAGTGGATACGCAAAAACGTATCTGAGATAAAGCCGGAAGCCAATCTGCTCGTCTTAGACGACGGGAGCGAGCTGGGGTATGATTATCTAATCGTAGCAAGCGGCGTGGAATACGACTTTGAAGCCGTTAAGGGGTTAAGCTTAGAGGATATTAACGATACGAGCGGCAATATATCCTCCGTCTACACTCTACAAGGCGCCGTAAAAAGCAACGAGCTGATGAAAAAATTCTCTCAAAACGGCGGCGCAGCGGTATTTTGCGATCAAAAAACCCCGATGAAATGCAGCGGCGCCAATAAAAAAGTAACATGCATGAGCGAAGATAGGCTGAGGTTGGCCGGCAACCGCGATAAAGGCAGCGTTAATCTTTACGTCGGCGGCGGTAAGCTTTTCGGCGATCCGACTTATGCCGCGGCGATGACTCAAATAATGATAAAAAGAAAGATAAAATTTAATCTTCGCCACCAAATCGTAGCCGTCGATAAAAGCTCAAATACCGCCACTTTCGAGTTTTGGACGGCGTATAGGCAAAACGGCGAAGATAAAATCGCGTCCGAGCTAATCGATGTAAAATACGACTGGCTTCACTTACCGCCTAAGCAAAAAGGAAGCGAAATTTTAGCTCACGCCGGCCTAACTAAAGAGGGCGACAAGCTAAATTTCCTAGCCGTCGATAAATACAGCCTACAAAGTACAAAATTTAAAAATATATTCGGTATCGGCGATATTTGCGGATTTGCGGCCGGCAAAACGGGGGCTAGCGTTAGGAAAATGTATCCGATTTTAGCTAAAAATTTAGCCGATACGATAAAAGGACGAGAACCTAGCGAGAAATTTACCGGATATACGGCTTGCCCTTTTATCACCAAATACGGCAAGGCTATAATGGTAGAGTTCGACTGGGAGGGAACGGCTCCGACGTTAGAGTGCTTCGGCGCTACCAGGGAGAGCTATATGAGTTGGCTGGTTAAAATTTACGGATTTAAACCTATGGTTATGAACGGAATGCTAAAAGCTTTAGCTTAA
- a CDS encoding YgaP family membrane protein — protein sequence MSVLDKTIRLIIAAIWFFIFGFICDCWLWTVGLIPLLTGYYGYCPLYKIFKKR from the coding sequence ATGAGCGTTTTAGATAAAACTATACGTTTGATTATAGCGGCGATTTGGTTTTTTATTTTCGGATTTATTTGCGACTGCTGGTTGTGGACGGTCGGGCTAATTCCGCTTTTAACGGGATATTACGGCTACTGCCCGCTTTATAAAATTTTTAAGAAAAGGTAA
- a CDS encoding YgaP family membrane protein — protein sequence MVSAKSRIIRVVLGLVFMAAVWYFYESYWALIGLIPIIVGVTGFCPACKFLGRCSLNLKR from the coding sequence ATGGTAAGCGCGAAAAGTAGAATTATTAGGGTCGTACTAGGGCTAGTTTTTATGGCGGCAGTTTGGTATTTTTACGAGAGCTACTGGGCGTTAATCGGGTTAATCCCGATTATCGTCGGCGTTACGGGTTTTTGTCCTGCGTGTAAATTCTTAGGCAGGTGTTCTTTAAATTTAAAAAGATAA